Proteins encoded by one window of Sus scrofa isolate TJ Tabasco breed Duroc chromosome 12, Sscrofa11.1, whole genome shotgun sequence:
- the TBX21 gene encoding T-box 21 (The RefSeq protein has 1 substitution compared to this genomic sequence): protein MGIVEPGCGDMLTGTEPMPASDEGRAPGADPQNRYFYPEPGAQDATDRRGGPSLGAPYAGGALVPAPQGRFLGAYAYPPRPQAAGFPGAGEPFPPTPGAEGYQPGDGYAAPDPRAALYPGPREDYALPAGLEVSGKLRVALNNHLLWSKFNQHQTEMIITKQGRRMFPFLSFTVAGLEPTSHYRMFVDVVLVDQHHWRYQSGKWVQCGKAEGSMPGNRLYVHPDSPNTGAHWMRQEVSFGKLKLTNNKGASNNMTQMIVLQSLHKYQPRLHIVEVNDGEPEAACNASNTHIFTFQETQFIAVTAYQNAEITQLKIDNNPFAKGFRENFESMYASVDPSVPSPPGPNCQLLGGDHYSPLLPNQYPVPSRFYPDLPGQAKDVVPQPYWLGAPRDHSYEAEFRAVSMKPTFLPSAPGPTMSYFRSQEVLAPGAGWPVAPQYPPKMGPAGWFRSMRTLPMEPGPGASEGRGPEDQGSPSLWTEITPIRPESSDSGLGEGDSKRRRVSPYPSSGDSSSPAGAPSPFDKETEGQFYNYFPN, encoded by the exons ATGGGCATCGTGGAGCCGGGCTGCGGAGACATGCTGACGGGCACCGAGCCGATGCCGGCGAGCGACGAGGGCCGGGCGCCAGGCGCCGACCCACAGAACCGCTACTTCTACCCGGAGCCGGGCGCGCAGGACGCGGCCGACCGTCGCGGGGGTCCCAGCCTGGGGGCGCCCTACGCCGGGGGCGCCCTGGTGCCGGCCCCGCAGGGCCGCTTCCTCGGAGCCTATGCCTACCCGCCCCGGCCCCAGGCCGCCGGCTTCCCTGGGGCGGGCGAGCCCTTCCCGCCGACGCCGGGCGCCGAGGGCTACCAGCCGGGGGACGGCTACGCGGCCCCAGACCCGCGCGCAGCCCTCTACCCCGGGCCGCGGGAGGACTACGCGCTGCCGGCAGGGCTGGAGGTGTCCGGGAAGCTGAGAGTCGCGCTCAACAACCACCTGTTGTGGTCCAAGTTTAATCAGCACCAAACCGAGATGATCATCACCAAGCAGGGACG GCGGATGTTCCCATTCCTGTCATTTACTGTGGCCGGGTTGGAGCCCACCAGCCATTACCGGATGTTCGTGGACGTGGTCTTGGTGGACCAGCACCACTGGCGGTATCAGAGCGGCAAGTGGGTGCAGTGTGGAAAGGCCGAGGGGAGCATGCCAG GGAACCGCCTGTACGTCCACCCAGATTCCCCCAACACTGGAGCCCACTGGATGCGCCAGGAAGTTTCATTTGGGAAACTAAAGCTCACGAATAACAAGGGAGCCTCCAACAACATGACGCAG ATGATCGTGCTGCAGTCCCTCCATAAGTACCAGCCCCGGCTGCACATTGTCGAGGTCAATGATGGTGAGCCAGAGGCAGCCTGCAACGCTTCCAACACACACATCTTTACTTTCCAAGAAACCCAGTTCATTGCCGTGACCGCCTACCAGAATGCAGAG ATTACTCAGTTGAAAATTGATAATAACCCTTTCGCCAAAGGATTCCGGGAGAATTTTGAGTC catgtatGCATCTGTTGACCCCAgcgtcccctcccctcctggacCCAACTGTCAATTGCTTGGGGGAGACCACtactctcctctcctccccaaccAGTATCCCGTTCCCAGCCGTTTCTACCCCGACCTTCCCGGCCAGGCCAAGGATGTGGTTCCCCAGCCTTACTGGCTGGGGGCCCCCCGGGACCACAGCTACGAGGCCGAATTTCGAGCTGTCAGCATGAAGCCTACATTtctgccctcagcccctgggcCAACCATGTCCTACTTCCGAAGCCAAGAGGTCCTGGCGCCTGGAGCTGGCTGGCCTGTGGCTCCGCAGTACCCTCCCAAGATGGGCCCAGCTGGCTGGTTCCGCTCCATGCGGACTCTGCCCATGGAACCTGGCCCTGGAGCCTCAGAGGGGCGGGGGCCGGAGGACCAGGGCTCCCCTTCCTTGTGGACTGAGATCACCCCCATCCGGCCGGAGTCCAGTGACTCAGGACTGGGCGAAGGAGACTCTAAGCGAAGGCGTGTGTCCCCCTATCCCTCCAGTGGGGACAGCTCCTCCCCTGCGGGGGCCCCCTCTCCTTTTGATAAGGAGACCGAAGGCCAGTTTTATAACTATTTTCCCAACTGA